One genomic region from Nocardia vinacea encodes:
- a CDS encoding threonine/serine dehydratase — MSERSTAVVENRHARRVYRSDVRAARRRLAGQVRKTPVFHTSIIGPNGPVPVTLKLEYLQHGGTFKVRGSFNALLESSAQVDHVVIASGGNAGIAAALAAARLSKTCTVVVPESAPHTKVAAMWSYGAEVLWHGTTYAEAYKYATELAEERAALQLHAYDLPAVVAGAGVVGLELEEQVRGRPPVLVAVGGGGLVAGIAAALGRRQQVVGVEPEGIPTLNAALQADRPVDVNVRSIAADSLGANRIGDIALDVARRYEVRSLLVTDDAISTAREYLWREFRVVVELAGATALAAVQSGAYVPAEGERPVIVLCGANTDLAVL; from the coding sequence GTGAGTGAGCGGAGTACCGCGGTGGTCGAGAACAGGCACGCCCGACGGGTATATCGCTCCGATGTGCGTGCGGCCCGCAGACGGCTAGCCGGCCAGGTGCGCAAGACGCCGGTATTCCATACCTCGATCATCGGACCGAACGGGCCGGTTCCGGTCACGCTGAAACTCGAGTACCTGCAGCACGGTGGGACGTTCAAGGTGCGCGGCAGCTTCAACGCGCTGTTGGAGTCGTCGGCTCAGGTCGACCATGTGGTGATCGCTTCCGGTGGGAACGCCGGGATCGCGGCCGCGCTGGCTGCGGCTCGTCTCAGCAAGACGTGCACGGTGGTGGTTCCGGAGTCGGCGCCGCATACCAAGGTGGCCGCGATGTGGTCCTACGGTGCCGAAGTGCTTTGGCACGGAACGACTTACGCCGAGGCCTACAAATACGCGACCGAACTTGCCGAAGAGCGGGCCGCGCTGCAACTGCACGCCTACGACTTGCCTGCCGTGGTCGCCGGTGCCGGTGTGGTCGGGCTGGAGTTGGAGGAGCAAGTGCGCGGGCGGCCGCCGGTGCTGGTCGCGGTCGGTGGCGGCGGGTTGGTCGCCGGGATCGCCGCGGCGTTGGGGCGGCGCCAGCAGGTGGTCGGGGTCGAACCGGAGGGCATTCCGACGCTGAACGCCGCGCTGCAAGCGGACCGTCCGGTGGATGTGAACGTCCGCAGCATCGCGGCGGATTCCTTGGGCGCCAATCGAATCGGGGATATCGCGCTGGATGTCGCGCGACGCTATGAGGTCCGATCGCTGCTGGTGACCGATGATGCCATCTCGACCGCTCGCGAATATCTGTGGCGCGAGTTCCGGGTCGTGGTGGAACTCGCCGGGGCGACGGCATTGGCCGCCGTGCAGAGCGGTGCGTATGTGCCTGCCGAGGGTGAGCGGCCGGTGATCGTGCTGTGTGGCGCCAATACCGATCTGGCGGTGCTTTAA
- a CDS encoding single-stranded DNA-binding protein, protein MYESMVTVIGTVVTHPVKRDLTNGEQVVSFRMASNSRRFNPETGEWVDSGTLYLTVSCWRRLVVGVDASLRRGDPVIAYGQLRTHEYRARDGVERRDVEMRATSIGPDLSRCTAQVVRRAVSGAASGPSTLARNSCDRSSADDRTRVDGEGPGEDATSLTSAPPRLADTEPVDA, encoded by the coding sequence ATGTATGAATCGATGGTTACCGTGATCGGGACCGTGGTGACCCATCCGGTCAAGCGCGATCTGACCAATGGTGAGCAGGTGGTGAGCTTCCGGATGGCGAGTAATTCCCGGCGGTTCAATCCGGAGACGGGTGAATGGGTCGACAGCGGGACCCTCTACCTCACCGTCAGCTGCTGGCGTCGTCTGGTGGTCGGTGTGGATGCCTCATTGCGACGCGGTGATCCGGTCATCGCCTACGGCCAGCTGCGCACCCACGAGTACCGGGCCAGGGATGGCGTGGAGCGGCGTGATGTCGAGATGCGCGCCACCTCGATCGGGCCGGACCTGTCCCGCTGCACCGCACAGGTGGTCCGGCGCGCGGTTTCAGGCGCGGCGTCGGGACCCAGTACCCTGGCACGGAATAGTTGTGACCGATCCAGCGCTGATGATCGGACACGCGTCGATGGGGAGGGACCGGGGGAGGACGCGACGTCCTTGACTTCCGCACCGCCCCGGCTCGCAGATACCGAGCCCGTCGACGCTTGA
- the ettA gene encoding energy-dependent translational throttle protein EttA: MAEFIYQMKKVRKAHGDKVVLDDVTLNFLPGAKIGVVGPNGAGKSSVLKIMAGLDQPNNGDAFLSPGATVGILQQEPPLNEEKTVRGNVEEGLGEVKVKLDRFNEIAELMATDYSDELMDEMGKLQEYLDHADAWDVDSQLEQAMDALRCPPPDEPVTNLSGGERRRVALCKLLLSKPDLLLLDEPTNHLDAESVLWLEQHLASYQGAVLAVTHDRYFLDNVAEWILELDRGRAYPYEGNYSTYLEKKAQRLEVQGKKDQKLQKRLKEELAWVRSGAKARQAKNKARLGRYEEMAAEAEKHRKLDFEEIQIPAGPRLGNVVVEVEHLDKGFGDRQLIKDLSFTLPRNGIVGVIGPNGVGKTTLFKTIVGLESPDSGEVKVGDTVKLSYVDQNRAGIDPKKNVWQVVSEGLDFIEVGNQEMPSRAYVSAFGFKGPDQQKPAGVLSGGERNRLNLALTLKQGGNLILLDEPTNDLDVETLGSLENALEQFPGCAVVISHDRWFLDRTCTHILAWEGDTDNEARWFWFEGNFEAYEANKIERLGLEAARPHRVTHRKLTRD, from the coding sequence ATGGCTGAGTTCATCTACCAAATGAAGAAGGTTCGCAAGGCACACGGCGACAAGGTCGTGCTCGACGATGTCACCTTGAACTTCCTTCCCGGCGCGAAGATCGGCGTCGTCGGCCCCAATGGCGCGGGTAAATCCAGCGTGCTGAAGATCATGGCCGGACTGGACCAGCCGAACAACGGAGACGCCTTCCTTTCGCCGGGTGCCACGGTGGGCATCTTGCAGCAGGAGCCGCCGCTGAACGAGGAGAAGACGGTTCGCGGCAATGTCGAGGAGGGCCTGGGCGAGGTCAAGGTGAAGCTGGATCGCTTCAACGAGATCGCCGAACTCATGGCCACCGACTACTCCGATGAGCTCATGGACGAAATGGGCAAGCTGCAGGAGTACCTCGATCACGCCGATGCCTGGGATGTCGACTCCCAGCTCGAGCAGGCCATGGACGCACTGCGCTGCCCGCCGCCGGACGAGCCGGTCACCAACCTCTCCGGTGGTGAGCGCCGCCGCGTCGCACTGTGCAAGCTGCTGCTCAGCAAGCCCGACCTGCTGCTGCTCGACGAACCGACCAACCACCTCGACGCCGAGAGCGTGCTGTGGCTCGAGCAGCACCTGGCCTCCTACCAGGGCGCCGTGCTCGCCGTCACGCACGACCGGTACTTCCTCGACAATGTCGCCGAGTGGATCCTCGAACTCGACCGCGGCCGCGCCTACCCCTACGAGGGCAACTACTCCACCTACCTGGAGAAGAAGGCCCAGCGTCTCGAGGTCCAAGGCAAGAAGGATCAGAAGCTGCAGAAGCGGCTCAAGGAAGAGCTGGCCTGGGTGCGTTCCGGCGCCAAGGCCCGCCAGGCCAAGAACAAGGCCCGCCTCGGCCGGTACGAGGAGATGGCTGCCGAGGCCGAGAAGCACAGGAAGTTGGACTTCGAGGAGATCCAGATCCCGGCAGGTCCGCGCCTGGGCAATGTGGTCGTCGAGGTCGAGCATCTGGACAAGGGCTTCGGCGATCGTCAGCTCATCAAGGATCTGTCGTTCACCTTGCCGCGCAACGGCATTGTCGGTGTCATCGGCCCGAACGGTGTTGGTAAGACCACGCTGTTCAAGACGATCGTCGGGCTCGAGTCGCCCGATAGCGGTGAGGTGAAGGTCGGCGATACGGTCAAGCTGAGCTACGTCGACCAGAACCGCGCGGGCATCGACCCGAAGAAGAATGTCTGGCAGGTCGTTTCCGAGGGGCTGGACTTCATCGAGGTCGGCAACCAGGAGATGCCCTCGCGCGCTTACGTCAGCGCGTTCGGCTTCAAGGGGCCGGACCAGCAGAAGCCGGCCGGGGTGCTCTCCGGTGGTGAGCGCAACCGCCTGAACCTCGCGCTCACCCTCAAGCAGGGCGGCAACCTGATCCTGCTCGACGAGCCGACCAACGACCTCGATGTGGAAACGCTGGGTTCGCTGGAGAACGCGCTCGAGCAGTTCCCGGGCTGCGCCGTGGTCATCTCCCACGACCGGTGGTTCCTCGACCGCACCTGCACCCACATCCTGGCGTGGGAGGGCGATACCGACAACGAGGCCAGGTGGTTCTGGTTCGAGGGCAACTTCGAGGCGTACGAGGCCAATAAGATCGAGCGCCTCGGCCTGGAGGCGGCCCGCCCGCATCGGGTGACGCACCGCAAGCTCACCCGCGACTGA